The proteins below come from a single Solea senegalensis isolate Sse05_10M linkage group LG2, IFAPA_SoseM_1, whole genome shotgun sequence genomic window:
- the pou2f1b gene encoding POU domain, class 2, transcription factor 1b isoform X8, whose translation MADGGAASQDESSGADAKVNNHSETTKCAMESGDGNTGIQINGLDLQRQTATTTSAITNAHAQALLQQLTLTPVHQQLLFQQAQAQLLAGLAVQQSASQQNSNTGANISATAATPITQLSLTQPIQITQLQQQNMPQFVLLQPGHPIATPHQFIISQTPAQQALQLPHNQGNLLQNQPSITLAPQPATPSRTPATTPNHSLPQSQTPPKRLDTPTLEEPSDLEELEQFAKTFKQRRIKLGFTQGDVGLAMGKLYGNDFSQTTISRFEALNLSFKNMCKLKPLLEKWLNDAENLTSDQALSSPSALGSPGMGIEGINRRRKKRTSIETNIRVALEKSFLEQNQKPTSEEITMIADQLNMEKEVIRVWFCNRRQKEKRINPPSSGNSGGCSTPIKTIFTPSSPLVASPASLVSSSTINTPTTLTVNSVMPLTSTSVSSLPFPGSVGLTNTTSVISNAPMVTTAISSPLTTIQSTNTESKAGMHALPVTSIATTLGTGQVMVASPGLSAALQGAQLPTSASFAAMAAAAGLNPGLMASSQFPPGGALLSLAPGGLGSALSPAFLSNSTLATIQALASNGTIPITSLDASNLLFANASGNASNMVTFLNPQNLSLLNNPVSLVSTGAGLQVDAHHQSSVAVPVTASTISTASKAQ comes from the exons ATGCTAAAGTGAATAATCATTCAGAAACTACTAAATGTGCAATGGAAAGCGGTGATGGAAACACCG GAATCCAAATCAATGGATTGGACCTTCAGAGGCAGACGGCGACAACCACCAGTGCAATCACAAATGCACATGCACAAGCCCTCCTCCAACAG TTGACCCTGACCCCAGTACACCAGCAGCTGTTGTTCCAGCAGGCCCAAGCTCAGCTCCTGGCTGGGCTGGCCGTGCAACAATCAGCCAGCCAGCAGAACAGCAACACCGGGGCCAACATCTCAGCCACTGCAGCCACGCCCATTACCCAGCTGTCCCTTACACAGCCCATCCAGATCACCCAA ctacagcagcagaatatGCCTCAGTTTGTTCTGCTTCAGCCCGGCCACCCGATCGCCACACCCCATCAGTTCATCATCTCACAGACACCGGCCCAACAGG CCCTTCAACTACCTCACAACCAAGGTAACCTCCTGCAGAATCAACCAAGCATCACCCTTGCACCTCAG CCTGCAACTCCAAGCCGCACACCAGCAACCACACCTAATCACTCCCTGCCCCAGAGTCAGACACCACCCAAACGGTTGGACACCCCCACTCTGGAGGAGCCCAGTGatctggaggagctggagcagtTCGCCAAGACCTTCAAACAGAGACGCATTAAACTGGGCTTCACGCAG GGTGATGTTGGCCTGGCAATGGGGAAGCTGTACGGAAACGACTTCAGTCAAACGACCATCTCTCGCTTCGAGGCCTTGAACCTTAGCTTTAAGAACATGTGCAAACTGAAGCCACTGCTGGAGAAGTGGCTCAATGATGCAG AGAACCTGACATCTGACCAGGCCCTGTCCAGCCCCAGTGCCCTGGGCTCACCAGGCATGGGCATAGAGGGGATTAACCGCAGACGGAAGAAGAGGACCAGTATCGAGACCAACATCCGAGTGGCCTTAGAAAAGAGCTTTCTGGAG CAGAACCAAAAACCTACCTCTGAAGAGATCACCATGATCGCCGACCAGCTCAACATGGAGAAGGAGGTTATTAGGGTCTGGTTCTGCAATCGCCGGCAGAAAGAGAAGAGGATCAACCCCCCCAGTAGTGGAAACAGTGGAGGCTGCAGCACCCCCATCAAAACCATCTTCACCCCCAGCAGCCCACTG GTGGCCAGCCCAGCAAGCCTTGTGAGCAGTTCAACCATTAACACGCCCACCACGCTGACTGTAAACTCAGTGATGCCTCTCACCAGCACCAGTGTCTCAAGTTTGCCTttcccag GCTCAGTTGGACTCACAAACACCACGTCCGTCATCTCCAACGCACCCATGGTCACCACAGCCatcagctcgccgctgacgactATTCAGTCCACGAACACGGAGAGCAAGGCCGGCATGCATGCGCTACCCGTCACATCCATAGCCACCACTTTAGGGACGGGTCAGGTGATGGTGGCGTCTCCGGGGCTGTCGGCGGCACTGCAGGGTGCCCAGTTACCCACCAGTGCTAGTTTTGCTGCtatggctgctgctgcaggactcAACCCAGGACTCATGGCTTCCTCACAGTTCCCTCCAGG GGGGGCCCTGCTCAGTCTGGCCCCTGGTGGCCTCGGCAGTGCGCTGAGTCCTGCATTCTTAAGTAACAGCACCCTGGCCACCATTCAAG CGCTGGCGTCGAACGGCACAATCCCCATCACCTCTCTGGACGCCAGTAACCTGCTGTTCGCCAACGCCTCCGGCAACGCGTCCAACATGGTGACCTTCCTGAACCCGCAGAACCTGTCGCTGCTCAACAACCCTGTCAGCCTGGTGTCCACCGGGGCGGGCCTGCAGGTCGATGCCCATCACCAGTCCTCGGTGGCCGTGCCCGTGACAGCCTCCACCATTTCCACTGCCTCCAAGGCCCAGTGA
- the pou2f1b gene encoding POU domain, class 2, transcription factor 1b isoform X4, with protein sequence MADGGAASQDESSGADAKVNNHSETTKCAMESGDGNTGIQINGLDLQRQTATTTSAITNAHAQALLQQSKSEDSSALPTSVQQSVLPQTQLMLAGGQIAGLTLTPVHQQLLFQQAQAQLLAGLAVQQSASQQNSNTGANISATAATPITQLSLTQPIQITQLQQQNMPQFVLLQPGHPIATPHQFIISQTPAQQALQLPHNQGNLLQNQPSITLAPQPATPSRTPATTPNHSLPQSQTPPKRLDTPTLEEPSDLEELEQFAKTFKQRRIKLGFTQGDVGLAMGKLYGNDFSQTTISRFEALNLSFKNMCKLKPLLEKWLNDAENLTSDQALSSPSALGSPGMGIEGINRRRKKRTSIETNIRVALEKSFLENQKPTSEEITMIADQLNMEKEVIRVWFCNRRQKEKRINPPSSGNSGGCSTPIKTIFTPSSPLVASPASLVSSSTINTPTTLTVNSVMPLTSTSVSSLPFPGSVGLTNTTSVISNAPMVTTAISSPLTTIQSTNTESKAGMHALPVTSIATTLGTGQVMVASPGLSAALQGAQLPTSASFAAMAAAAGLNPGLMASSQFPPGGALLSLAPGGLGSALSPAFLSNSTLATIQALASNGTIPITSLDASNLLFANASGNASNMVTFLNPQNLSLLNNPVSLVSTGAGLQVDAHHQSSVAVPVTASTISTASKAQ encoded by the exons ATGCTAAAGTGAATAATCATTCAGAAACTACTAAATGTGCAATGGAAAGCGGTGATGGAAACACCG GAATCCAAATCAATGGATTGGACCTTCAGAGGCAGACGGCGACAACCACCAGTGCAATCACAAATGCACATGCACAAGCCCTCCTCCAACAG TCAAAGTCGGAAGACTCGAGTGCTCTTCCGACCTCCGTCCAGCAGAGTGTATTGCCTCAAACCCAGCTAATGTTGGCTGGGGGACAGATTGCAGGA TTGACCCTGACCCCAGTACACCAGCAGCTGTTGTTCCAGCAGGCCCAAGCTCAGCTCCTGGCTGGGCTGGCCGTGCAACAATCAGCCAGCCAGCAGAACAGCAACACCGGGGCCAACATCTCAGCCACTGCAGCCACGCCCATTACCCAGCTGTCCCTTACACAGCCCATCCAGATCACCCAA ctacagcagcagaatatGCCTCAGTTTGTTCTGCTTCAGCCCGGCCACCCGATCGCCACACCCCATCAGTTCATCATCTCACAGACACCGGCCCAACAGG CCCTTCAACTACCTCACAACCAAGGTAACCTCCTGCAGAATCAACCAAGCATCACCCTTGCACCTCAG CCTGCAACTCCAAGCCGCACACCAGCAACCACACCTAATCACTCCCTGCCCCAGAGTCAGACACCACCCAAACGGTTGGACACCCCCACTCTGGAGGAGCCCAGTGatctggaggagctggagcagtTCGCCAAGACCTTCAAACAGAGACGCATTAAACTGGGCTTCACGCAG GGTGATGTTGGCCTGGCAATGGGGAAGCTGTACGGAAACGACTTCAGTCAAACGACCATCTCTCGCTTCGAGGCCTTGAACCTTAGCTTTAAGAACATGTGCAAACTGAAGCCACTGCTGGAGAAGTGGCTCAATGATGCAG AGAACCTGACATCTGACCAGGCCCTGTCCAGCCCCAGTGCCCTGGGCTCACCAGGCATGGGCATAGAGGGGATTAACCGCAGACGGAAGAAGAGGACCAGTATCGAGACCAACATCCGAGTGGCCTTAGAAAAGAGCTTTCTGGAG AACCAAAAACCTACCTCTGAAGAGATCACCATGATCGCCGACCAGCTCAACATGGAGAAGGAGGTTATTAGGGTCTGGTTCTGCAATCGCCGGCAGAAAGAGAAGAGGATCAACCCCCCCAGTAGTGGAAACAGTGGAGGCTGCAGCACCCCCATCAAAACCATCTTCACCCCCAGCAGCCCACTG GTGGCCAGCCCAGCAAGCCTTGTGAGCAGTTCAACCATTAACACGCCCACCACGCTGACTGTAAACTCAGTGATGCCTCTCACCAGCACCAGTGTCTCAAGTTTGCCTttcccag GCTCAGTTGGACTCACAAACACCACGTCCGTCATCTCCAACGCACCCATGGTCACCACAGCCatcagctcgccgctgacgactATTCAGTCCACGAACACGGAGAGCAAGGCCGGCATGCATGCGCTACCCGTCACATCCATAGCCACCACTTTAGGGACGGGTCAGGTGATGGTGGCGTCTCCGGGGCTGTCGGCGGCACTGCAGGGTGCCCAGTTACCCACCAGTGCTAGTTTTGCTGCtatggctgctgctgcaggactcAACCCAGGACTCATGGCTTCCTCACAGTTCCCTCCAGG GGGGGCCCTGCTCAGTCTGGCCCCTGGTGGCCTCGGCAGTGCGCTGAGTCCTGCATTCTTAAGTAACAGCACCCTGGCCACCATTCAAG CGCTGGCGTCGAACGGCACAATCCCCATCACCTCTCTGGACGCCAGTAACCTGCTGTTCGCCAACGCCTCCGGCAACGCGTCCAACATGGTGACCTTCCTGAACCCGCAGAACCTGTCGCTGCTCAACAACCCTGTCAGCCTGGTGTCCACCGGGGCGGGCCTGCAGGTCGATGCCCATCACCAGTCCTCGGTGGCCGTGCCCGTGACAGCCTCCACCATTTCCACTGCCTCCAAGGCCCAGTGA
- the pou2f1b gene encoding POU domain, class 2, transcription factor 1b isoform X1, with amino-acid sequence MADGGAASQDESSGADAKVNNHSETTKCAMESGDGNTGIQINGLDLQRQTATTTSAITNAHAQALLQQSKSEDSSALPTSVQQSVLPQTQLMLAGGQIAGLTLTPVHQQLLFQQAQAQLLAGLAVQQSASQQNSNTGANISATAATPITQLSLTQPIQITQLQQQNMPQFVLLQPGHPIATPHQFIISQTPAQQALQLPHNQGNLLQNQPSITLAPQPATPSRTPATTPNHSLPQSQTPPKRLDTPTLEEPSDLEELEQFAKTFKQRRIKLGFTQGDVGLAMGKLYGNDFSQTTISRFEALNLSFKNMCKLKPLLEKWLNDAVCAENLTSDQALSSPSALGSPGMGIEGINRRRKKRTSIETNIRVALEKSFLEQNQKPTSEEITMIADQLNMEKEVIRVWFCNRRQKEKRINPPSSGNSGGCSTPIKTIFTPSSPLVASPASLVSSSTINTPTTLTVNSVMPLTSTSVSSLPFPGSVGLTNTTSVISNAPMVTTAISSPLTTIQSTNTESKAGMHALPVTSIATTLGTGQVMVASPGLSAALQGAQLPTSASFAAMAAAAGLNPGLMASSQFPPGGALLSLAPGGLGSALSPAFLSNSTLATIQALASNGTIPITSLDASNLLFANASGNASNMVTFLNPQNLSLLNNPVSLVSTGAGLQVDAHHQSSVAVPVTASTISTASKAQ; translated from the exons ATGCTAAAGTGAATAATCATTCAGAAACTACTAAATGTGCAATGGAAAGCGGTGATGGAAACACCG GAATCCAAATCAATGGATTGGACCTTCAGAGGCAGACGGCGACAACCACCAGTGCAATCACAAATGCACATGCACAAGCCCTCCTCCAACAG TCAAAGTCGGAAGACTCGAGTGCTCTTCCGACCTCCGTCCAGCAGAGTGTATTGCCTCAAACCCAGCTAATGTTGGCTGGGGGACAGATTGCAGGA TTGACCCTGACCCCAGTACACCAGCAGCTGTTGTTCCAGCAGGCCCAAGCTCAGCTCCTGGCTGGGCTGGCCGTGCAACAATCAGCCAGCCAGCAGAACAGCAACACCGGGGCCAACATCTCAGCCACTGCAGCCACGCCCATTACCCAGCTGTCCCTTACACAGCCCATCCAGATCACCCAA ctacagcagcagaatatGCCTCAGTTTGTTCTGCTTCAGCCCGGCCACCCGATCGCCACACCCCATCAGTTCATCATCTCACAGACACCGGCCCAACAGG CCCTTCAACTACCTCACAACCAAGGTAACCTCCTGCAGAATCAACCAAGCATCACCCTTGCACCTCAG CCTGCAACTCCAAGCCGCACACCAGCAACCACACCTAATCACTCCCTGCCCCAGAGTCAGACACCACCCAAACGGTTGGACACCCCCACTCTGGAGGAGCCCAGTGatctggaggagctggagcagtTCGCCAAGACCTTCAAACAGAGACGCATTAAACTGGGCTTCACGCAG GGTGATGTTGGCCTGGCAATGGGGAAGCTGTACGGAAACGACTTCAGTCAAACGACCATCTCTCGCTTCGAGGCCTTGAACCTTAGCTTTAAGAACATGTGCAAACTGAAGCCACTGCTGGAGAAGTGGCTCAATGATGCAG TTTGTGCAGAGAACCTGACATCTGACCAGGCCCTGTCCAGCCCCAGTGCCCTGGGCTCACCAGGCATGGGCATAGAGGGGATTAACCGCAGACGGAAGAAGAGGACCAGTATCGAGACCAACATCCGAGTGGCCTTAGAAAAGAGCTTTCTGGAG CAGAACCAAAAACCTACCTCTGAAGAGATCACCATGATCGCCGACCAGCTCAACATGGAGAAGGAGGTTATTAGGGTCTGGTTCTGCAATCGCCGGCAGAAAGAGAAGAGGATCAACCCCCCCAGTAGTGGAAACAGTGGAGGCTGCAGCACCCCCATCAAAACCATCTTCACCCCCAGCAGCCCACTG GTGGCCAGCCCAGCAAGCCTTGTGAGCAGTTCAACCATTAACACGCCCACCACGCTGACTGTAAACTCAGTGATGCCTCTCACCAGCACCAGTGTCTCAAGTTTGCCTttcccag GCTCAGTTGGACTCACAAACACCACGTCCGTCATCTCCAACGCACCCATGGTCACCACAGCCatcagctcgccgctgacgactATTCAGTCCACGAACACGGAGAGCAAGGCCGGCATGCATGCGCTACCCGTCACATCCATAGCCACCACTTTAGGGACGGGTCAGGTGATGGTGGCGTCTCCGGGGCTGTCGGCGGCACTGCAGGGTGCCCAGTTACCCACCAGTGCTAGTTTTGCTGCtatggctgctgctgcaggactcAACCCAGGACTCATGGCTTCCTCACAGTTCCCTCCAGG GGGGGCCCTGCTCAGTCTGGCCCCTGGTGGCCTCGGCAGTGCGCTGAGTCCTGCATTCTTAAGTAACAGCACCCTGGCCACCATTCAAG CGCTGGCGTCGAACGGCACAATCCCCATCACCTCTCTGGACGCCAGTAACCTGCTGTTCGCCAACGCCTCCGGCAACGCGTCCAACATGGTGACCTTCCTGAACCCGCAGAACCTGTCGCTGCTCAACAACCCTGTCAGCCTGGTGTCCACCGGGGCGGGCCTGCAGGTCGATGCCCATCACCAGTCCTCGGTGGCCGTGCCCGTGACAGCCTCCACCATTTCCACTGCCTCCAAGGCCCAGTGA
- the pou2f1b gene encoding POU domain, class 2, transcription factor 1b isoform X3 → MADGGAASQDESSGADAKVNNHSETTKCAMESGDGNTGIQINGLDLQRQTATTTSAITNAHAQALLQQSKSEDSSALPTSVQQSVLPQTQLMLAGGQIAGLTLTPVHQQLLFQQAQAQLLAGLAVQQSASQQNSNTGANISATAATPITQLSLTQPIQITQLQQQNMPQFVLLQPGHPIATPHQFIISQTPAQQALQLPHNQGNLLQNQPSITLAPQPATPSRTPATTPNHSLPQSQTPPKRLDTPTLEEPSDLEELEQFAKTFKQRRIKLGFTQGDVGLAMGKLYGNDFSQTTISRFEALNLSFKNMCKLKPLLEKWLNDAENLTSDQALSSPSALGSPGMGIEGINRRRKKRTSIETNIRVALEKSFLEQNQKPTSEEITMIADQLNMEKEVIRVWFCNRRQKEKRINPPSSGNSGGCSTPIKTIFTPSSPLVASPASLVSSSTINTPTTLTVNSVMPLTSTSVSSLPFPGSVGLTNTTSVISNAPMVTTAISSPLTTIQSTNTESKAGMHALPVTSIATTLGTGQVMVASPGLSAALQGAQLPTSASFAAMAAAAGLNPGLMASSQFPPGGALLSLAPGGLGSALSPAFLSNSTLATIQALASNGTIPITSLDASNLLFANASGNASNMVTFLNPQNLSLLNNPVSLVSTGAGLQVDAHHQSSVAVPVTASTISTASKAQ, encoded by the exons ATGCTAAAGTGAATAATCATTCAGAAACTACTAAATGTGCAATGGAAAGCGGTGATGGAAACACCG GAATCCAAATCAATGGATTGGACCTTCAGAGGCAGACGGCGACAACCACCAGTGCAATCACAAATGCACATGCACAAGCCCTCCTCCAACAG TCAAAGTCGGAAGACTCGAGTGCTCTTCCGACCTCCGTCCAGCAGAGTGTATTGCCTCAAACCCAGCTAATGTTGGCTGGGGGACAGATTGCAGGA TTGACCCTGACCCCAGTACACCAGCAGCTGTTGTTCCAGCAGGCCCAAGCTCAGCTCCTGGCTGGGCTGGCCGTGCAACAATCAGCCAGCCAGCAGAACAGCAACACCGGGGCCAACATCTCAGCCACTGCAGCCACGCCCATTACCCAGCTGTCCCTTACACAGCCCATCCAGATCACCCAA ctacagcagcagaatatGCCTCAGTTTGTTCTGCTTCAGCCCGGCCACCCGATCGCCACACCCCATCAGTTCATCATCTCACAGACACCGGCCCAACAGG CCCTTCAACTACCTCACAACCAAGGTAACCTCCTGCAGAATCAACCAAGCATCACCCTTGCACCTCAG CCTGCAACTCCAAGCCGCACACCAGCAACCACACCTAATCACTCCCTGCCCCAGAGTCAGACACCACCCAAACGGTTGGACACCCCCACTCTGGAGGAGCCCAGTGatctggaggagctggagcagtTCGCCAAGACCTTCAAACAGAGACGCATTAAACTGGGCTTCACGCAG GGTGATGTTGGCCTGGCAATGGGGAAGCTGTACGGAAACGACTTCAGTCAAACGACCATCTCTCGCTTCGAGGCCTTGAACCTTAGCTTTAAGAACATGTGCAAACTGAAGCCACTGCTGGAGAAGTGGCTCAATGATGCAG AGAACCTGACATCTGACCAGGCCCTGTCCAGCCCCAGTGCCCTGGGCTCACCAGGCATGGGCATAGAGGGGATTAACCGCAGACGGAAGAAGAGGACCAGTATCGAGACCAACATCCGAGTGGCCTTAGAAAAGAGCTTTCTGGAG CAGAACCAAAAACCTACCTCTGAAGAGATCACCATGATCGCCGACCAGCTCAACATGGAGAAGGAGGTTATTAGGGTCTGGTTCTGCAATCGCCGGCAGAAAGAGAAGAGGATCAACCCCCCCAGTAGTGGAAACAGTGGAGGCTGCAGCACCCCCATCAAAACCATCTTCACCCCCAGCAGCCCACTG GTGGCCAGCCCAGCAAGCCTTGTGAGCAGTTCAACCATTAACACGCCCACCACGCTGACTGTAAACTCAGTGATGCCTCTCACCAGCACCAGTGTCTCAAGTTTGCCTttcccag GCTCAGTTGGACTCACAAACACCACGTCCGTCATCTCCAACGCACCCATGGTCACCACAGCCatcagctcgccgctgacgactATTCAGTCCACGAACACGGAGAGCAAGGCCGGCATGCATGCGCTACCCGTCACATCCATAGCCACCACTTTAGGGACGGGTCAGGTGATGGTGGCGTCTCCGGGGCTGTCGGCGGCACTGCAGGGTGCCCAGTTACCCACCAGTGCTAGTTTTGCTGCtatggctgctgctgcaggactcAACCCAGGACTCATGGCTTCCTCACAGTTCCCTCCAGG GGGGGCCCTGCTCAGTCTGGCCCCTGGTGGCCTCGGCAGTGCGCTGAGTCCTGCATTCTTAAGTAACAGCACCCTGGCCACCATTCAAG CGCTGGCGTCGAACGGCACAATCCCCATCACCTCTCTGGACGCCAGTAACCTGCTGTTCGCCAACGCCTCCGGCAACGCGTCCAACATGGTGACCTTCCTGAACCCGCAGAACCTGTCGCTGCTCAACAACCCTGTCAGCCTGGTGTCCACCGGGGCGGGCCTGCAGGTCGATGCCCATCACCAGTCCTCGGTGGCCGTGCCCGTGACAGCCTCCACCATTTCCACTGCCTCCAAGGCCCAGTGA
- the pou2f1b gene encoding POU domain, class 2, transcription factor 1b isoform X2, producing MADGGAASQDESSGADAKVNNHSETTKCAMESGDGNTGIQINGLDLQRQTATTTSAITNAHAQALLQQSKSEDSSALPTSVQQSVLPQTQLMLAGGQIAGLTLTPVHQQLLFQQAQAQLLAGLAVQQSASQQNSNTGANISATAATPITQLSLTQPIQITQLQQQNMPQFVLLQPGHPIATPHQFIISQTPAQQALQLPHNQGNLLQNQPSITLAPQPATPSRTPATTPNHSLPQSQTPPKRLDTPTLEEPSDLEELEQFAKTFKQRRIKLGFTQGDVGLAMGKLYGNDFSQTTISRFEALNLSFKNMCKLKPLLEKWLNDAVCAENLTSDQALSSPSALGSPGMGIEGINRRRKKRTSIETNIRVALEKSFLENQKPTSEEITMIADQLNMEKEVIRVWFCNRRQKEKRINPPSSGNSGGCSTPIKTIFTPSSPLVASPASLVSSSTINTPTTLTVNSVMPLTSTSVSSLPFPGSVGLTNTTSVISNAPMVTTAISSPLTTIQSTNTESKAGMHALPVTSIATTLGTGQVMVASPGLSAALQGAQLPTSASFAAMAAAAGLNPGLMASSQFPPGGALLSLAPGGLGSALSPAFLSNSTLATIQALASNGTIPITSLDASNLLFANASGNASNMVTFLNPQNLSLLNNPVSLVSTGAGLQVDAHHQSSVAVPVTASTISTASKAQ from the exons ATGCTAAAGTGAATAATCATTCAGAAACTACTAAATGTGCAATGGAAAGCGGTGATGGAAACACCG GAATCCAAATCAATGGATTGGACCTTCAGAGGCAGACGGCGACAACCACCAGTGCAATCACAAATGCACATGCACAAGCCCTCCTCCAACAG TCAAAGTCGGAAGACTCGAGTGCTCTTCCGACCTCCGTCCAGCAGAGTGTATTGCCTCAAACCCAGCTAATGTTGGCTGGGGGACAGATTGCAGGA TTGACCCTGACCCCAGTACACCAGCAGCTGTTGTTCCAGCAGGCCCAAGCTCAGCTCCTGGCTGGGCTGGCCGTGCAACAATCAGCCAGCCAGCAGAACAGCAACACCGGGGCCAACATCTCAGCCACTGCAGCCACGCCCATTACCCAGCTGTCCCTTACACAGCCCATCCAGATCACCCAA ctacagcagcagaatatGCCTCAGTTTGTTCTGCTTCAGCCCGGCCACCCGATCGCCACACCCCATCAGTTCATCATCTCACAGACACCGGCCCAACAGG CCCTTCAACTACCTCACAACCAAGGTAACCTCCTGCAGAATCAACCAAGCATCACCCTTGCACCTCAG CCTGCAACTCCAAGCCGCACACCAGCAACCACACCTAATCACTCCCTGCCCCAGAGTCAGACACCACCCAAACGGTTGGACACCCCCACTCTGGAGGAGCCCAGTGatctggaggagctggagcagtTCGCCAAGACCTTCAAACAGAGACGCATTAAACTGGGCTTCACGCAG GGTGATGTTGGCCTGGCAATGGGGAAGCTGTACGGAAACGACTTCAGTCAAACGACCATCTCTCGCTTCGAGGCCTTGAACCTTAGCTTTAAGAACATGTGCAAACTGAAGCCACTGCTGGAGAAGTGGCTCAATGATGCAG TTTGTGCAGAGAACCTGACATCTGACCAGGCCCTGTCCAGCCCCAGTGCCCTGGGCTCACCAGGCATGGGCATAGAGGGGATTAACCGCAGACGGAAGAAGAGGACCAGTATCGAGACCAACATCCGAGTGGCCTTAGAAAAGAGCTTTCTGGAG AACCAAAAACCTACCTCTGAAGAGATCACCATGATCGCCGACCAGCTCAACATGGAGAAGGAGGTTATTAGGGTCTGGTTCTGCAATCGCCGGCAGAAAGAGAAGAGGATCAACCCCCCCAGTAGTGGAAACAGTGGAGGCTGCAGCACCCCCATCAAAACCATCTTCACCCCCAGCAGCCCACTG GTGGCCAGCCCAGCAAGCCTTGTGAGCAGTTCAACCATTAACACGCCCACCACGCTGACTGTAAACTCAGTGATGCCTCTCACCAGCACCAGTGTCTCAAGTTTGCCTttcccag GCTCAGTTGGACTCACAAACACCACGTCCGTCATCTCCAACGCACCCATGGTCACCACAGCCatcagctcgccgctgacgactATTCAGTCCACGAACACGGAGAGCAAGGCCGGCATGCATGCGCTACCCGTCACATCCATAGCCACCACTTTAGGGACGGGTCAGGTGATGGTGGCGTCTCCGGGGCTGTCGGCGGCACTGCAGGGTGCCCAGTTACCCACCAGTGCTAGTTTTGCTGCtatggctgctgctgcaggactcAACCCAGGACTCATGGCTTCCTCACAGTTCCCTCCAGG GGGGGCCCTGCTCAGTCTGGCCCCTGGTGGCCTCGGCAGTGCGCTGAGTCCTGCATTCTTAAGTAACAGCACCCTGGCCACCATTCAAG CGCTGGCGTCGAACGGCACAATCCCCATCACCTCTCTGGACGCCAGTAACCTGCTGTTCGCCAACGCCTCCGGCAACGCGTCCAACATGGTGACCTTCCTGAACCCGCAGAACCTGTCGCTGCTCAACAACCCTGTCAGCCTGGTGTCCACCGGGGCGGGCCTGCAGGTCGATGCCCATCACCAGTCCTCGGTGGCCGTGCCCGTGACAGCCTCCACCATTTCCACTGCCTCCAAGGCCCAGTGA